In a single window of the Paenibacillus sp. MMS20-IR301 genome:
- a CDS encoding alpha/beta hydrolase — MALHVLESGKQSSGKASLLIIGGLWEPAERAIPLLANVPGHVLAFSFRGRGLSSTPATGYGLEDHLSDIAAVVRHCRLENYYILGFSRGAAYALGWSLQHQEQMKGLILVDQPPLHRSLSAEAVNFWSSLVYQEVPILNYMRLEAIQGLARDAREVDFSAQLPELLIPVTLFAGRNKTAELGSDLSDETLHIYRTELPFCAVVEFDQSGHMIPDEEQQKYIAGVSLCIQ; from the coding sequence TTGGCGTTACATGTTCTGGAATCCGGAAAACAGTCTTCCGGTAAAGCTTCGCTGCTAATCATTGGCGGGTTATGGGAGCCGGCAGAACGGGCAATCCCGCTTCTGGCGAATGTACCGGGACATGTGTTAGCATTCAGCTTCCGCGGCCGGGGGCTGAGCTCAACGCCAGCAACCGGCTATGGGCTGGAGGACCATCTGTCTGATATTGCGGCGGTGGTGCGGCATTGCAGGCTGGAGAACTATTATATTCTTGGGTTCTCACGTGGTGCCGCTTATGCGCTTGGCTGGAGTCTGCAGCATCAGGAGCAGATGAAGGGGCTTATTCTTGTAGACCAGCCACCACTTCACCGCAGCTTGTCTGCTGAAGCGGTGAATTTCTGGAGCAGCCTGGTGTATCAAGAGGTGCCGATTCTGAACTATATGCGTCTGGAGGCCATTCAAGGGTTAGCGCGGGATGCCCGGGAAGTGGACTTCTCCGCACAGCTGCCTGAGCTTCTGATCCCAGTCACACTGTTTGCAGGCAGGAACAAGACGGCAGAGCTCGGTTCGGACCTGTCAGATGAGACGCTGCATATATATAGGACTGAACTGCCATTCTGTGCTGTTGTTGAATTCGATCAATCCGGACATATGATACCAGATGAGGAACAGCAGAAGTATATAGCCGGGGTCAGCTTATGTATTCAATGA
- a CDS encoding low temperature requirement protein A, producing MVIKKVTWLELFYDLLFVAAVSKASHVLLHVEDEILSMETLGKFVLIFIPIWWAWVGQTLFVNRYGQDTLQHRMFLIIQLFFVLIMTASLSVDFDTNYYPFLIGYLGLRAMTAVQYHYAHARETGHLRNTARYLGTRFWIGLVISACSLFFDSWLRYAVLYAGIVLDVLLPLTGRKILVKTPANTHHLLERFSLFALILLGESVVSILAVLQSSTWTGQSVSFAALTFVLIIAMWWQYYDNLEKKVDQHVQTAGQTIIYGHLFIYLSLCMLAASIQLLFLDQLHYGLMLNFIFGSVLIYFASTTLVFHVYRHKQHRLGFMHLALLTAILVCSYVLDIVIHMPNTVIMGELALFFAVYAKITT from the coding sequence ATGGTCATTAAAAAAGTAACCTGGCTGGAGCTCTTCTACGATCTGCTGTTTGTCGCAGCGGTATCCAAAGCCAGCCATGTGCTGCTGCATGTAGAGGATGAGATCCTGTCAATGGAGACACTGGGCAAATTCGTCCTGATTTTCATTCCGATCTGGTGGGCCTGGGTAGGGCAGACGCTGTTTGTGAACCGCTATGGGCAGGATACATTACAGCACCGGATGTTCCTCATCATCCAGCTGTTCTTCGTACTGATCATGACAGCCAGCCTGTCTGTAGATTTCGACACCAATTATTATCCGTTCCTGATCGGCTATCTCGGGCTGCGTGCCATGACTGCGGTACAATATCATTATGCGCATGCCAGGGAGACCGGCCATCTGCGGAACACGGCCCGCTACCTGGGAACACGCTTCTGGATCGGGCTCGTGATCTCCGCGTGCTCGCTGTTCTTCGACTCCTGGCTCCGGTATGCCGTCCTGTACGCCGGGATTGTGCTGGATGTCTTGCTCCCGCTGACCGGACGGAAGATTCTTGTAAAGACTCCCGCCAACACGCATCATCTGCTGGAGCGCTTCTCCCTGTTTGCCCTGATCCTGCTTGGTGAATCTGTAGTCAGCATTCTTGCCGTTCTGCAGTCCAGCACCTGGACCGGACAATCCGTCAGCTTCGCAGCCTTGACCTTTGTGCTGATTATCGCAATGTGGTGGCAGTATTATGACAACCTGGAGAAAAAGGTTGACCAGCATGTGCAAACTGCCGGACAGACGATTATTTACGGGCATCTCTTTATCTACTTGTCGTTATGTATGCTGGCCGCGTCGATCCAGCTGCTCTTCCTTGACCAGCTTCATTACGGGCTGATGCTGAATTTCATCTTCGGGTCTGTCTTGATCTACTTCGCATCTACAACCCTGGTCTTCCATGTCTACAGGCACAAGCAGCACCGGCTGGGCTTCATGCATCTGGCGCTGCTCACCGCCATCCTGGTCTGCTCCTATGTGCTGGATATCGTCATCCATATGCCGAATACGGTGATCATGGGGGAATTGGCCCTGTTCTTTGCGGTGTATGCGAAGATTACTACGTAG
- a CDS encoding copper amine oxidase N-terminal domain-containing protein, with the protein MKIKPKLLLLPALAFALAFSIPAAPASAAKSASEVQIQITFSNGLDITGSAISKAQIKNGVSYMPASLVKIAGIEIAWNNSSKTASFTGWNKSFQVKLGSISGVLDGNKISLDGAPYMYNKELYVPAKFLAKAMEGGPVVWDPAAKTLLLNRLHMYRSYSETYEGQVYSLSLDSGELYVTSKQNKKTRLATLGYGLDLVDFTFERTPAGLTLLQISNNYGEPHIHVEYYSYLLKNGSILRQGHTDFHTTFGEAAVWADGKLVMNDRQTLRLIEDGTCAVAETIDLPELLGTSVTRDVYYNVEAVYPDVLLVRPSNNAFLTLVNRSTGEQTLLYKELLNPSRQQQVEQPDSMFPGDYLYLIKRDGDVFTFKARNMVNGKDEVYTYTLAGTE; encoded by the coding sequence ATGAAAATTAAACCCAAATTACTGCTTCTACCTGCACTGGCATTCGCACTCGCTTTCAGCATCCCTGCCGCTCCGGCCTCAGCAGCCAAGTCCGCTTCCGAAGTCCAGATTCAAATCACCTTCAGCAACGGACTGGACATAACCGGATCGGCAATAAGCAAGGCCCAGATTAAGAACGGTGTCTCCTATATGCCTGCCAGTCTGGTCAAGATTGCGGGAATCGAGATTGCCTGGAACAATTCAAGTAAAACCGCGTCATTCACCGGCTGGAACAAAAGCTTCCAGGTAAAGCTTGGCAGCATCAGCGGGGTACTCGACGGGAACAAGATCTCCCTGGACGGCGCTCCTTACATGTACAACAAGGAATTGTATGTTCCCGCCAAATTTCTGGCCAAAGCCATGGAAGGCGGGCCGGTAGTCTGGGATCCTGCAGCCAAAACACTGCTGCTGAACCGCCTGCATATGTACCGCAGCTATTCTGAAACCTATGAAGGTCAGGTCTACTCCTTGTCGCTTGACAGCGGAGAGCTCTATGTAACTTCGAAACAGAATAAGAAAACCAGGCTTGCCACACTGGGCTACGGCCTGGATCTCGTTGACTTCACCTTTGAGCGTACACCTGCCGGTCTTACACTGCTGCAGATCAGCAATAACTACGGTGAACCTCATATCCATGTTGAGTATTACAGCTATCTATTGAAGAATGGCAGCATCCTCCGCCAGGGGCATACCGATTTCCATACTACCTTCGGCGAGGCTGCAGTCTGGGCTGACGGCAAGCTGGTCATGAATGACCGGCAGACACTTAGGCTGATCGAGGATGGAACGTGCGCAGTAGCCGAGACGATAGATTTGCCTGAGCTGCTGGGTACTAGCGTAACACGCGATGTCTACTATAATGTTGAAGCGGTCTATCCCGATGTGCTGTTGGTCCGCCCCTCTAACAACGCCTTCCTCACGCTTGTCAACCGTTCGACCGGCGAACAGACTCTGCTGTACAAAGAACTGCTGAATCCCAGCCGCCAGCAGCAGGTAGAGCAGCCGGACTCCATGTTCCCAGGGGATTATCTTTACCTGATCAAGCGGGATGGTGATGTGTTCACCTTCAAGGCCCGCAACATGGTTAACGGCAAGGACGAGGTATATACGTATACTCTTGCGGGTACGGAGTAA
- a CDS encoding NAD(P)/FAD-dependent oxidoreductase gives MSLQALNERVKTDLSYLAYGGTDWVHPLKHTEGHVYDVVIVGGGQSGLGAAFGLLRERISNILIIDENAGGLEGPWTTYARMVTLRTPKHLTSIDLGIPSLTFRSWWEAQHGAEAWEQVDKIPRGQWMDYLRWYREVLQLPVRNEVRLRMIEPGSDGIFRLHVEGKGAVQGQLLARKIVLATGIQGGGEWHVPPMISANLPEHLYAHTSQKIDPAVLRGKRIAILGGGASAFDNASFALNEGAAEAHVFVRREQLPKINPIRQMEGSGMIDRFHALADEDKYAVISHFFSCNQPPTNDTFARAAAWPGFRLHLGSPWLSVARSGEGVQVTTPKGEFSFDFLIISTGLISDPALRPELQGLERHIARWSDRYQAPAGAANPLLDAHPYLSSAFALQSRDEAGRSLLHGLFVFNYSALASCGLSASAISGLRNAIPKLAGGVADQLFMDGREQILQAYYSYDQIEFTGSSAAAANLP, from the coding sequence ATGAGCCTGCAAGCCTTGAATGAACGTGTGAAGACCGATTTGTCTTATCTTGCCTATGGCGGCACAGACTGGGTCCATCCTCTGAAGCATACTGAAGGGCATGTCTACGATGTAGTAATTGTGGGCGGCGGGCAAAGCGGCCTTGGTGCTGCCTTCGGCCTGCTGCGCGAACGGATCTCCAACATTCTGATTATTGATGAGAATGCAGGTGGACTGGAAGGCCCTTGGACTACCTATGCCCGGATGGTGACGCTGCGCACTCCGAAGCATTTGACCTCGATAGATCTCGGAATTCCTTCACTAACCTTCCGCTCCTGGTGGGAAGCCCAGCATGGTGCGGAAGCCTGGGAGCAGGTGGACAAAATTCCGCGCGGGCAATGGATGGATTACTTGCGCTGGTACCGGGAGGTGCTGCAGCTGCCGGTCAGAAATGAGGTGCGCCTGCGGATGATCGAGCCCGGCTCTGACGGGATTTTCCGGCTTCATGTTGAAGGGAAAGGGGCGGTGCAGGGGCAGCTGCTCGCACGTAAAATAGTGCTGGCGACAGGTATTCAGGGCGGAGGCGAGTGGCATGTGCCGCCGATGATCTCAGCCAATCTGCCGGAGCATCTGTACGCACATACCTCGCAAAAGATCGATCCCGCCGTACTCCGCGGCAAGCGGATAGCCATCCTCGGCGGCGGGGCCTCGGCCTTCGACAATGCCAGCTTCGCGCTCAATGAAGGTGCGGCTGAAGCGCATGTGTTTGTCCGGCGCGAGCAGCTGCCTAAGATCAACCCTATCCGCCAGATGGAAGGTTCCGGTATGATTGATCGGTTCCATGCCCTCGCGGATGAGGACAAATATGCGGTAATCTCGCATTTCTTCAGCTGCAACCAGCCGCCGACGAATGATACCTTCGCCCGCGCCGCCGCCTGGCCGGGATTCCGCCTGCATCTCGGTTCACCTTGGCTAAGCGTTGCCCGGTCAGGGGAAGGGGTGCAGGTCACAACCCCTAAGGGGGAGTTCAGCTTCGACTTCCTGATCATCAGCACCGGGCTGATCAGTGATCCGGCGCTGCGGCCGGAGCTGCAGGGGCTTGAGCGTCATATCGCCCGCTGGAGTGACCGTTACCAGGCGCCTGCAGGAGCGGCGAATCCGCTGCTGGATGCCCATCCATATCTCAGCTCCGCGTTCGCGCTGCAGAGCCGGGATGAAGCCGGGCGGAGTCTCCTGCACGGCTTGTTCGTCTTCAATTACTCCGCACTGGCCAGCTGCGGCTTATCCGCCTCGGCGATCTCCGGCCTGAGGAATGCGATTCCGAAGCTGGCCGGCGGCGTAGCTGACCAACTGTTCATGGATGGCAGGGAGCAGATTCTGCAAGCTTACTACAGCTATGATCAGATTGAATTCACTGGTAGCTCAGCCGCGGCCGCCAACCTTCCTTAG
- a CDS encoding UbiD family decarboxylase, which translates to MSYRTMEECIIDLEKHGHLIRIHEEVDPHLEMAAIHMKVYEAGGPALLFEKVKGSKYRAVSNLFGTIERSKFIFRDTWESSQAVIALRSNPMKALKQPFRYAGTALAARKALPLKKQGGVPAGFGEIKLSDLPQIKHWQDDGGAFITLPQVYSEDPDKPGIMNSNLGMYRIQISGNEYELNKEAGVHYQIHRGIGIHQSHANKRGEPLKVSIFIGGPPAHTLSAVMPLPEGLSEMTFAGLLAGRHFRYSYVDGYCISSDADFVITGEIHPGETKPEGPFGDHLGYYSLTHPFPVLRVHKVYAKQGAILPFTVVGRPPQEDTAFGELIHELTGGAIQSEVPGVKEVHAVDASGVHPLLFAIGSERYTPYQQLKQPAELLTIANRILGTGQLSLAKYLFITAEEDRPVSTHDIPGFLAYILERINLRRDIHFQTNTTIDTLDYSGTGINTGSKVIFAAVGEQKRSLCTEVPELLHAQQDWGPAALILPGIVALQGKPFQDYSAAAQEFAGLSAALSAQGMPDSCPMIIVCDDSRFLSGHHNNFLWATFTRSNPSHDIYGVNSTVEHKHWGCDNVIIDARVKPHQAPPLIEDPEVQHNIQRIFAPGASLGGMNK; encoded by the coding sequence ATGTCATATCGCACAATGGAAGAATGTATTATTGACCTGGAGAAGCACGGCCATTTAATTCGCATACATGAGGAAGTTGACCCGCATCTGGAGATGGCGGCAATACATATGAAGGTCTATGAAGCAGGTGGTCCCGCACTGTTATTCGAAAAGGTTAAGGGCTCGAAATACCGTGCGGTATCGAACCTGTTCGGCACTATAGAGCGCAGCAAGTTCATTTTCCGGGATACCTGGGAATCCTCGCAGGCCGTTATTGCCCTGCGCAGTAATCCTATGAAGGCGCTTAAGCAGCCGTTCAGGTATGCCGGGACCGCGCTTGCGGCGAGAAAAGCACTGCCGCTGAAGAAGCAGGGCGGTGTGCCTGCCGGCTTCGGGGAAATCAAGCTATCTGATCTTCCCCAGATCAAGCATTGGCAGGATGACGGCGGTGCCTTCATCACCCTGCCGCAGGTGTATTCGGAAGACCCGGACAAGCCGGGGATTATGAACTCCAATCTTGGAATGTACCGTATCCAGATCAGCGGGAATGAGTATGAGCTGAATAAGGAGGCCGGGGTACATTACCAGATTCACCGCGGCATCGGAATTCATCAGAGTCACGCGAACAAGCGCGGAGAGCCGCTCAAGGTAAGCATCTTCATCGGCGGACCTCCGGCGCATACCTTATCGGCGGTAATGCCGCTGCCGGAGGGCTTGAGCGAGATGACCTTCGCCGGGCTGCTGGCCGGACGCCATTTCCGCTACAGCTATGTGGACGGCTACTGTATCAGCAGTGATGCGGATTTCGTCATTACAGGGGAGATCCATCCAGGCGAGACCAAGCCGGAGGGCCCGTTCGGCGATCATCTGGGCTATTACAGCCTGACCCATCCTTTCCCGGTTCTGAGGGTGCATAAGGTATATGCCAAGCAGGGGGCAATTCTCCCCTTCACCGTTGTCGGACGTCCGCCGCAAGAGGACACCGCCTTCGGCGAGCTGATTCATGAGCTGACCGGCGGAGCCATCCAATCGGAGGTCCCCGGAGTCAAAGAGGTGCATGCGGTAGACGCTTCCGGTGTGCACCCGCTGCTCTTCGCTATCGGCAGTGAACGGTATACACCGTATCAGCAGCTTAAGCAGCCGGCGGAGCTTCTGACGATTGCTAACCGGATTCTCGGAACAGGACAGCTTAGTCTGGCGAAGTATCTGTTCATTACAGCGGAAGAGGACCGCCCGGTAAGCACGCATGATATTCCCGGATTCCTGGCGTATATTCTGGAGCGGATTAATCTGCGCCGTGATATACATTTCCAGACGAATACAACCATTGATACCCTGGATTATTCCGGTACCGGGATAAATACCGGGAGCAAGGTGATTTTTGCGGCGGTTGGAGAGCAAAAACGGAGCCTCTGTACAGAAGTGCCGGAGCTTCTGCACGCGCAGCAGGACTGGGGGCCGGCGGCGCTGATTCTGCCGGGTATTGTGGCGCTGCAGGGTAAGCCGTTCCAAGATTACTCAGCAGCAGCGCAGGAATTTGCCGGCTTAAGTGCTGCGCTCTCAGCTCAGGGAATGCCGGATTCCTGCCCGATGATTATTGTGTGTGATGACAGCCGTTTCCTGTCCGGACATCATAATAATTTCCTCTGGGCGACCTTCACCCGGAGTAACCCTTCCCATGATATCTACGGGGTGAACAGTACAGTGGAGCATAAGCACTGGGGCTGTGATAATGTCATTATCGATGCCCGGGTGAAGCCGCATCAGGCACCGCCGTTAATTGAAGATCCAGAGGTGCAACACAATATTCAGCGGATCTTTGCTCCAGGCGCGAGCCTGGGCGGAATGAACAAGTAG
- a CDS encoding GNAT family N-acetyltransferase, with product MEEFATERLIIRRFRAGDGEDLHDYLSQEEVVRFEPYGVYDEASSKTEAVRRADDPAFWAVCLKDSGKLIGNLYFQQQDPPQFQTWMLGYVFNGRYQGCGYAVEACRKLLTYGFGTLGIRRVTAFCNPDNHRSWHLLERLKLRREGHFLQTGYFKHDEYGNPRWHNTYAYGVLGSEWMEAHQAETAE from the coding sequence ATGGAAGAATTCGCAACGGAGCGGTTAATCATCCGGCGCTTCAGGGCTGGGGACGGAGAGGATCTGCATGATTATCTGTCTCAGGAGGAAGTTGTGAGATTTGAGCCTTACGGTGTATATGATGAAGCATCAAGCAAGACTGAGGCCGTGCGGCGGGCTGATGATCCGGCTTTTTGGGCTGTGTGTCTGAAGGATAGCGGTAAGCTGATCGGAAACTTGTATTTTCAGCAGCAGGACCCTCCGCAGTTTCAGACCTGGATGCTGGGGTATGTGTTTAACGGCCGGTATCAGGGTTGCGGGTATGCGGTGGAGGCTTGCCGCAAGCTGCTTACGTACGGGTTCGGCACGCTTGGAATCAGGCGGGTGACTGCATTTTGCAATCCGGATAATCACCGATCATGGCATTTGCTGGAGCGGCTGAAGCTGCGCCGGGAAGGGCATTTTCTGCAGACCGGGTATTTCAAGCATGATGAATACGGCAATCCGAGATGGCATAATACTTATGCCTATGGCGTGCTCGGAAGCGAGTGGATGGAAGCGCATCAGGCGGAAACGGCGGAATGA